agaaacaaaaataagtgttACTGAGTGGTGTGGGAGGTAGAATGAGGAGCAACAGAGCTGTTGCTCAATGGTGGCTGTGTATACACTAATAACACAAGTGCTAAACTGTAACTCGGTAATTGTGTGTAACTAATCAGAGCGTGAAGGACAGAATTGTAAATAATAGCGGTCTATTATTAGAAGTTCATTAGTTCACAGATTAGCTCTTTGATTTATTAGACCATTAGCAGTGTGTTGATTAGTCAATAAACAGCCTGGTCTCTTGGTATCAGTCACATCTCAAGTCTGCAACctgaggagaggggagctgGAGCCGCGGCAGAGCCCTGCGGCTCATTGTTTTTCAGGGCAGGTTCTTTGCTCACTCCCTTCACTCCGTTGAGAAGCTTTGGGCACTTTTGAGCTGGCATCACATTTCCCATCTTAGAAACGTATTTTTCTGAGTGCTCTGGAAAGCTGCAAATGCGCAGGCCCCCTTTTTGAAACTTCACAAGTATTCGTAAGGGAATTAACGTGCAGttttgacacggtcccccacaacatccttctctctaaattggagagatacgGGTgtgatgggtggactgttcggTGGGTGAGGAATcggttggatggtcgcatccagagggtagtggtcaacggctcaatgtccagatggagatgggtgacgagtggtgtccctgttgtggaaggtggcaaagctgagctacatgAGCACGCAGACCACACCCGAACGAGACGTAAACAGCACGTGGCAATAATGGGATAAGATTGTCGGGctataatagcacaggaatgtatATAAGTTATAGAGGCTGTTAGTatgttttggagggctttaaggactttgtttagctgcttaaaagtagtcgTTCATGATCAAGCAGAACTCACagcttgcttaatgcttttgtttaaccTTGACCTATTCCCTGATCAGAGGAATAAGAGGATtcggaaagccccagagccagtttgagccaggaaaaggagacatagtcacaactagcctaaaaaaaaaaaaccaggaaagagaaagaacccgcctagagatgagaaaaaggacccTGTGAGAGAGAAGGAGACCCCAGACCTGAATATTACCATTGGAccagactatggtgtgaggggCGGGAATTCagattgtaagggtataattgcccagggattttaGTGTTTGGGGTGCCTCTCCAGAGGCACCCAGCTCAAGCTGTCTAAATTTGtgcatgtcctggttttggctgggacagagctaactttctttttagtagctggtacagtgctgtgttttggatttagtgtgagaatgatgttgataacaccctgatgttttagttgttgctaagtagcgcttatcttaagccaaggacttttcagtttcccatgctctgccagcaagcaggtgtgcaagaagctgggagggagcacggccaggacagctgacctgaactagccaaaggggtattccataccatagaacgtcatgcccagtatataaacaggggggagtggccaggaggcacggatcgggaactaactgggcatcggtcagtgggtggtgagcaattgcattgtgcatcactgtttttttccttctcccccccttcctttttttgttgcattccttttcattactattattattatatctcattattactattgttagtattatattttactttagttattaaactgttcttatctcaacccatgagctttactttttttttcctttgttttcctcctcctcaccccactgggaggggagggggaaacggctgcgtggtgctgagttgctgactggggttaaaccacgacagtgcaCCATAGGTAGAATAAactatgctttttattttgaaggccttgattagagattCTGCGTCAGGGAACCTAGGGTCGAGCCTGAGGGAAGGAGAAGTGCCTgagggtgagtgtgtgtgtgtgtgtgtgtgtgtgaggagccGGAAGGGCCATCCGTCGGCTCGCTGGAGTTGCCCACTGCAAAGGGACGCCAGTCCCagcagttaaagtctcgggTGGTGCGTGCAGCTCCTTGActggtgtgtgaatgctcgggCAGCGGCTTCTCCCTTAACAGTCCCCCAGGGGTCTTCATCAGCAacacagacagtgggatcgactgcaccctcagcaagtttgcagaatgacaccaagctgagtggtgctgTTGACGTGcttgagggacaggatgccatccagagggaccttgacaggcttgagaagtgggtccatgtgaacctcatgaggttcaacaaggccaagtgcaaggtcttgcacatgggttggggcaaatacaggctgggggatgagtggattgagagcagccctgaggagaaggacttgggggtactggtggatgaaaagctggacgtgacctggcaatgtgtgcttgcagcccagaaagccaaccgtatcctgggctgcctcaaaagaagcatgaccagcaggtcaagggaggtagttctgcccctctactccactcttgtgatTCCCCACgtggagtactgcgttcagctctgaGGCCCCCAACATaaaaaagacatggacctgttggagtgagtccagaggagggccatgaagatgatcggagggctggagcatctctcctgtgaggacaggctgagagagttggggttgttcagcctggagaagagaaggctccggggagaccttatagcagccttccagtacctaaagggggcctatgAGAACgatggggacagactttctagtagggcctgtagtgataggccaaggggtaatggttttaaactaaaggagggtagattcagactagatataaggaagaaatgttttacaatgagggtggtgaaacactggcacaggttgcccagagaggtggtagatgccccatccctggaaacattcaaggtcaggttggacggggctttaagcaacctgacctagttgaagatgtccctgctcatggcaggggggttggagtagatgacctttaaaggtcccttccaaccccaactattctatgattctatgaacatGGGATTCAAAGACTTGGAAAGAACTTCTCTCTGTGGACATGCTACTCCTTAGGTACATCGACCTGACCCGGGCTGCACGCCAGGTACTCCTGTGTGTCTTgaaagggggaagaagggaaggctgGAGGTTGCAGAAAGGATTTCCTTGCCTATCCGAGAGGAATTAAACGACATGTTGTGTGGGGGGGCGAGGAAAGGAACAGTCAGAtgggctggggacagcaggagGGTCGTTTCCCTTCTTCAGGTTGCCTGATGGACCCAGCTGGCTTGGCACACTGCTGCTGAACCGCGCAGGTCCTGCCCAGGGCCCCGCTTTGCCAACCATTTCAAACAGACCAGCGTTTCGTCCGTGTCATCTGGGACAACAGCAATGGATGGCTGCCCCTCCCGCTGAGCCCATCAGTTGCACGTGCTGCGTTGCAAGGTGGTGGCAGCACACAAAAACTCAGACACTGTGGGAAAGCTTTGGCCCTAGGGGTACGGACCTTGGTTCACATGCCATCAGGTCAGGAACGTGGTGGGAACTGCATCAGGAAGCCAGCAGTAGCCTTAAATTATTCCTTAACAGGATGTAATTTCACATGGAAGAGAACAGAGCGGATAaatgagcagaggaaaagggcAACATGAGGATTACCTCAAAAAATGGAAGTTGTTTAAACAACGAGGCTAGCTCTCAACTTCAACAGAGTAAATTAATCTACTCTCTTTTTAGGCTTGCGCTTTCAAAGCAACGTTTCCCACATTTGGGTAGAAAAGGAGACAGacaaaacatgatttaaaaggggttctaaataaaaataaaattatgcttaAAGAATTACAGGCTCCAGATTATGAGAACTGGGAATTGCATAGATCAGGGACTTCTACACTATCACAACATCGAGAGGCTCGTTTGTCTCCCCACATTTTAGTACTCTCTGAATTCACCCATTCTAACCAGCCTGCTGCTCCAGTGGTGTGAGTAACAAGAGCATTAGAACCGTAGTTCCTTAAAAGAAGTCATTGGAAGCGTTTTCTAAATACGTAACAAATCTGCTCCAAGACAGTCTCTCTCCGTTTCCCCGAATCCCACCTCAGGCGGTGATACTGCTTCCCTTCTTACCCACGCGTACATCTCCATGCACACACAAAGGCAGCGCACTGAAAGCTGCAGGGTGGCATCAACACGTCACTTCGTTAAGCCAACAAATTGCCTCTAAGGAAACATATCAGCTCAAGCTCAGCACTTGATCGTATGGTTTCTAGACCAGCTGCCTTCGGTCCAACTCAACCCAACAGGGTGGCCGCTTACGCCTGTCCCTGTGTCACACACAGACTGCTTTGAAGCTTAAGGCCATTTCCATCCTCCTCAGATCTCTTCTGCAAACCCTCTTCCCATTTCCGTCACGTACGTCACCGAGCCCTTCAAGGCTCTCGTTTTGTCCGCCAAACTGGGAGCGGCAGCTTTCTACTTCTATGGTTACACTGCACCACCACCACTTCTTTCTTACACTTCTGCTATGCtcttattttttacattttatccTTTCTCACATTCCTGTCGTGCCCAGCGAGGGCTGAGAACTGCAgtgttactgtattttatagcattcaaatatatacacacacctcCCCGGACCATGATATAAACAGCGTGCATTctaaataaacactgaaatgacTCGTGTAATCAGATCAGTTCATTTTAGAATACGAACATCGAGAAATTGTAGTAATATGGTATGCAAATGAGATAGAGCTCAGGGTTCCAACTGCATGATGCAGAGAGGTTATTCCACAGTCTCCTCCTTCAGCACACAGTACAACGTACATCACAAACCAACACCTTTAAACACAAGGTGAAGACAGGCAATCTCGTCCACTCTTCAAATGAAGAAACACCTGCTTATATGTTTTTGCATGCCAGATACATTACAAAATGTAGagcacagcttttaaaaattatgtgtCGAAGAGTAACCAAGTCAAACCCAGATATTTAGACACCAAGAGCATTTGCTCCATGGACAACCAAGAACATTTGTTTCGTGTAGGTGGTTTATTGTAAGAATGTACAGATTTCTGGGGCTTTACCACTTCTTCACAAAATAACAGAGCAGTCTTGTtaacacagacacaggcaggTTAAACCATATGCTCAGAAGAGCTCTTCTTCACCTGTAAGGAAAATCGAAGCAAATTAAAACCCTTTCAattatttggggttttatttaaaacttttgtcTCCTCCAATTTGAATACTTCAACTCACTAATATTCCTTACCCCTCCGCTGCCAACCTCTTTATCAAgtctattttttccttgaagttttaaattttgaatatgGCTTATTTTGCTACGGAAACCTCTTTAGGTACAACGTCTTACATACGGACATTTTTAAGTCATTGCATAAGGTCAGGGCACTatgacaaaattaaaacagtaattGCAAATGAATCCAataacccacaaaaaaaccccacagaacaTTATGTCAAATGTGGATATATGCTATCATGGatgtattttgcttaaaattattGACACTTAAGAACTTTTTGTTCAGACAGATTCAAACTAGCAAGGGGCAGTTTCCCAGCTCTTTGGGAAGAGCAGTTTGTCTGACCAACAACGCTGAATTCCAACTTCCTCATTTGACGTCAAGATTGTCTGtgttaattcattttaaaaaacaatctgGTTTCTATTTCATAACTTTACCTCTTGGATTTGGCTGAACCGCTTTTTCCGATTAATCCCTGGTTATGGTATTAcgagaaaaaacagaacaagcagGTTAGGAAGCAACTCATGCAAATTCAGGCAAAACTATGCACGTATTTATAACCGCAAATGTATTGTGAGGAGCACAATACAGCACGTAACTGCTATATGGTATGTATTCCAGGCATTTTGTAAACACACAGGATATTAACACATGTATTTGCATCCGCGTATAGCACAAATTTTTAACTGTTAGAAGTAATACACATTAGCTACATGCAGTTACAAATTGTGGTCTTAAGCCCACACATTTGTAACCTGCAGTACACACCTTCACAAAACTTCTTTCTCAGGGAAATAAGCAAAATAGTAAACTTAGAGTAAAATACACATTCAGTATCAATAGACTCTGGAAGTTCCCTCCTCCTTCCAACCCCACCCCCAAACTCTCAGCTTCTGACCACCACCACAGGCTGATTTatccaaaagcatttcagtcacCCGAGTTGCTCTCCCCCACCCAACACTAGCGGGCTGTTTGAGcagacagaggaggagaagcccAGGtagaagggaggaggggagaaatccactgaaagccaaaaaaagaggaaaaacactgcCTGCTCAGGCAAGGATGTGTGTTGAGGCTCAGGATCTATTTTACCAGCTGTTTAACTTTGGCCAAAAAAGACTGCCAAACTTCACGCTTGTTAGTAGAACTGCGCAAGCCGAAAAACCTGGGAGTCATGCCGTGGATTGTCTTCCCTTCGGTTTTAGGACCTAGGTGCCCTAACCTTCCCCGTTAACCTGACTGAAGCAGGACGTACAAGCATTACACAACTTTGCAACAACCCCTATTTCACGTTTATACAGGTactcacagagcagcagcaccagagATGATCTCAATGAGCTCCTTCGTAATGACGGCTTGACGGGTACGGTTGAACGTCAAGGTCAATTTGTCAATCATCTCAGctagaaaaaattaagattgGAATTTAAACATATAATAAGTATTCAAATACAGATAAAGAGAAGCTGTAGGAACAGAACATCAAATAGTCTTGTAAATCCATGCAAACGATCAAAAGGCTTActgcacttttcattttttccccctacaggTAACACTACTAGTAGACAACTATAAACTTGATAATTTGGCTTTAGGCATCAGAGTTAAACATCTGAAGAACAGCTGACAGACTAGTAAATACCATGGTCTGACATAGCTTATTTTAACATAACGCAAGCAtgcattatttgcttttaaattagatTTCACTGTCAATTAACTACATTGATATTTCCTTCAAGTTACTGTTGTTCTAGCAAAGGGAGCcagatttttcttcaatttttttttttttttttttttttttttttaaacacagaaggtATCACCTCTTTCTCTCAAGACAGGGGGGTCAGCAGCGAGCAACACCTACAGTTCCAGGTAGCCCAACTGCACACCACATCGGCTTCACTCAGTCACCAGTATCCTTTATGCAACACTACCTTCTCAAGGCTGAAGTCTTCTCACCATGCCACATAAAAAGCTATTAGCCATCTCCCACTAATGCCAACTCCATACTCTGCACTGCACTCAGTTTGGACACCTTCCAAGGAATACCTGTATATTCTTAACTTGCTGCATGACAGGCGGTGAAGTATTTAACCACTGTTTCAGTTTCCTCACCTTTAAAATGGTGCAGTACTAATTACATTTGGCTCACAAGTAGGTACAGGTTTATAAAAATTTTTGAAATCCTCAGACCAGCCACATGAGAAGAGCGTAAAGAATATTTGGCCATTACAAGATTAGTTTAGTGTTTCATATTCTTATTAAAGAATCTGTTATTTCCCTTCCAGTTACCTGGTCTTGTTTCTCATGTACTTGACAGCAATCCCTCTTTCCAGGGACTAAATAGGGTTCACATGTTCAGAAAAGAATCCCAGTTGAACTGGCTCAAAAAACCAGACTCAAAATGGAATTAAGAGAGAAACCAGCTCATTTCTTATCATTTTGGAAGCAAAGAATTACACAAAGGGAGGTCAGTACTTTCATGCTAAACTACGGAATTCCTGGGAAACCCACGGAGTAGACTTACAAGCATTCTTGCTAGCATTGTCCATAGCGGTCATCCTAGCACTCTGCTCGCTGGTGGTGGATTCTTTCAGGGAGTAGTACAGAATATTTGCTAGTGTAAATTCCTGGTAGTTTCTCAGCACATCAGCATCAATATCATCATAGATACTTAGgctttctgtaaaatatgaGAGTGCGGACTTAGAGAAATCCAACATATACTACTTCTAGCAAAACAATACAATGCCATGCGAAAGACTACTAAGCGAGCCTGTTTCTCTACTTAAGGCAATGCAGAGGGATTTTCTCTACATACTATGTGTACTTTCATCATCTCTCtgctatttaaaattttgttaagtattttatgtgttttaattCAACTTACTACTAGGAAAGTCAGATTTTGACCAAGGCCAAATACATTATTGGTGTATTATGTTTAATCTTCCCATACAATGCTGCAGAAACATTCTGGGGTATTTTTACTGAGTAGTGCAAAGTCACTCAATACCCAGGCCGTTCAGTGCTGAAAACATTGGAACTGACAGTGTTTTGCATATGCACAATTCTTGCTTGAGAGAGAATCTCAAACCAAAATCAGTACGACCTTTCCTTTTAacctccctgccccacagcacctTGATAAGTCAGCCTTGGACTGCCAAGATAAAACAATCTGTTAAACTTACGATACATGCACCATAATAAGATGTTTTAATACCATATTCCCACATTCAGAGTACTTTTTCTATGATTTATCACTTCACATAACTGGTGGTTTCTACTACTTACCAGAACCAGCAACTGTTTCAAGGGAGAAGATTGGTTTTTCATCGGTCTTGTAGGAGATGACAGACCTGTATAAAAATAGTGCAATAGGCTCTTTAGTTCAACTAACCCTAAATTGAGTGCTTAAAATCGAATTAGAATACACAACTTCTGGCCTTCTAATTCCACAAAGTTCTGCGATAATCCTGGTGAAGAGATCTCAGATACCACCTGGATATAATGACGTGCTGACTGTAAATATTACAGCACCCACTACACAAGTAAAAAGGGAACTCCAAccacagctattaaaaaaaaaaaacaacggCTCTTCACACACAACAAAACGCACTCACTCCTCAAGAAATAAAGTAAACATGACAAGTCACAGTCAGTTTTCATATTACTTCATTGGGCCAACGTGCTGTTTGAAGCCTTCTACCCAGTATTTGTCCGGTGTAGTTGCAGTTTAATCTTACTTGAACCGATTGTAGATGACAGAGCCTTCGTCAAATTCATACCCAGAGTTTAACAACTCTGAGGCAATGACTGAAGCATCTCCAAAGCTCGGAGGTCTCCGTCCCACTTCTCTGAATGTCAGCAGGAAGTAATTGCCATGTGTCCTGCAGTAATACCAAATCCGTGTTAGAACCAAGTGGACGCTCTAATGTACAACTATGTGGCACCAAGAGGCAATGAGTCCAGTAACTTACTAGTGTTCAGAACTAAGCATTTTATTGAATTAGGGTCTGAGataaattttgccttttttccagttaaattgTTATGATAGCTTCAGGATAAACACACACTTGTAGCAGTGCTAGTGTTGCTAGCTTTCAAGCTTTTATTCCAAAAATATAATAAAGCTGTGCAGCAGTTTCACAAATGTCCAGATGATCAAAAGCCATCTTCGCATATTtacaggttttggtttttttaattttaaaaggaacttGAATTTAGCAgtttaattaaatgcaattgCCTGTGAATGCCACACAGCTTTGCAAGCAGTCCTGAAATTTCTACCacagaaaacaaccaaaaccaccaaagcAAACACTTCTCCTTTTTACCTCTGAAGGAGGCCTCTGATCTTGTCACCTACTCCAACCACCATAACTTCTTTCCCTGCGTTTGAGAGGTTGGTAATCTCGTTCTTCAAGGTTTTAGCAATAGACGTGTGGATAGCACCACACAGACCTCGGTCAGAGGACACACCAATAAGGAGGTGCTTCTTCTTGTCCTCAGGtgcctttatttctgctttctcataGAGAGCTAAAAAAAAGATGGATAAGTTATTCAAGGGTGCCAGGAAGCAAACATGTCATATCAAAATACCTTTGAATTACTCTAACTAAAACAATTTCTAAAAGGGTTCCAAATCACAGCCAGATGAATTTTATCTCCCTCACAATCATTCAAGTTTGCATGTGATCTGACCAGAGGGGACAAAGAAACAATTCAAAGCCAGCCACATCTCTGCATCGGATATCACACAGTGTCATTACTTTGTTAAGTTCACTGTGCAAGTCCAGTGCCTCAGGAGCATGTGCAGCCCAAGAGTTTGCAAGAAGGTTTGGCAGTGGCTGTAGATGTTACAGATAGGACACAATTCCATTAACAGATAGAAGCAGGTCAGAAATCCTGAGCTCTGGTGCTTTTATGGCTAACAAAAACAAccacagaaagttaaaaaagtAATCAGAAATTATAATGAATTCCACATTAGAACTCTTAAAAATCACTCTCCATAAATTACTTATAAGGAATACTCAAGGTGACATTGGCCTAGAGATACaaattcttttggaaaaaaatctaccaaAAGGTTAAAAAAGTCTAGGCATTTTATCACCACCATGaaagttttcctcttttgttccCACATCACACAGTGCAAGAGTCTTCCCTCACCCAGTGCTCCTGTTCCATAGACTCTAGCAGGCTTCAGCTCCCTCTCAGCTCTTGCATATTTTGCCGCAGAAACCATCTTCATGGACTTTGTAATTTTCTGAATGTTCTTGATGGACTTCAAGCGCCTGGTAACTACAAGGTTAATAGTTGAAGGTCATGGGCTGTACTGGGCATAATGACATCAAAAACAAGCAATAAAATGCTAGCAACCACCATCCAAAAATATCTTGCCAAgttcctcaaagaaaaaaaaccaaacaaacaaacaatgcaCAAACAAACCTCATAAAAGATATGCCCTTAGTGTTTATAGTAAGAAAGCAGTAAGAGTAGTAATCTGGCTAACCCAAATGCATCTTTACAATAGgtatgttttttcccccagacataacatttatttaatatttagcCCAACATAAGATCTATTTACtgttctcttcccttccacttCTACGTGTTTCACAAATACATCAGTTGAGGTATATTGTCATCTCTTCCTAGATGacaaggggaggggaaaaaaaccaaagaccCCATACTACCCATATCATAAAGAGACAGAATAAACTTCTTCCTCCGTTTAGATTGTGACAAAATGAGATTCATAAAAATActgatgcaaaaagaaaacaaaacacgtGTCCTACAGACAAGTGCATTTCCAAGACAATCTCCCTGTATAAGAACCTATAAGGAATGGCTTAAAGAAGCATTATCAAAGTGAAACCATTCAgtcaacattttttcccccaatgcTATATAAATGCACAGGGAAATAAAcgtaacaaaaaataaattaattcttaaaGGCGAGCAAAAATCTGGTTTAGCACATATGataaagttatttcaaaatatgtttgaGTAAAACTATTGGTTTGCTGAAATTACATCTAAATTAGTGCTAAAACCATTTTAAGCAATGCCTTTTCTGAAGGACGCTTGTTTAATATAAGCCGTGCTGGAGGCTTATATATCAATGTTACGGTGTATCACAATCAGTTTATCCAACAGAGGCTAACTGAAATTATCTTTTAATCTATGGTTTTCCTGCAACACTTTCCGTctctcaaaagcaaacaaacccagTACTTACTGTCTTTTAGGGTTGCCATATTCCTGACTTGGCCCCTGAAAATGAATGCAGGAGAAATTACGATAGTTCACTAGTTCTCCAGCAAACCCAACACCTGTCAAGTGCAGGTCCCTTTCAGAGAGATGAAAATTTAAGAAttgctgtttcttaaaaagcatCTGTAGTAGGGACAAGCCACTCTAAACCATGCCTTGTATCCAgaccttcctcccttctccttatCTCTTGTGACACCATATATCGTTTAATACATTATCCACTGCCTTAGATAATGGCACAATGGAAACAAAGACCAGACAGCATGGCATCAGAAGGGTACAACTTTCAAAAAAAcgtaactgtttttaaaaaacgATCAAAACGAAGCAGAGGAGGCTACACCATTTCCCGACAAGAGCAGAGTCTCCTTGCACCGCCTGTCATCTACGAAGCTGTCCTTTTTTCACTCCTCTTGCCTCGCCCATTCACCCCCCGCACCGGCCGAGCACCCTTTCCCTACGAGCTCCCGtctccccctcgccccccacCCACAGAGCCACGGCTCAGAGGACGGAGCCTCCGTCCCCGGCAGGTCACCGCCGTGCCCCCGGCAGGCCGCTTGCCCTCAGCCTCACGGTCACCGCTCCTCCAGCCACACCGGAGCCCACAGCACCTCACGGGCTGGCCCGGGCGGCGGCCCCACCACCCCCGGGCACCGCACGGCTGAGGTGAGCGTCGCCCCCTCAGccccccggggccggccccAGCCACCCGGCCGCCCCGCAGGGCCACCCCGCCGCCTGCCTCCACCCACCGGGACA
Above is a genomic segment from Gymnogyps californianus isolate 813 chromosome 1, ASM1813914v2, whole genome shotgun sequence containing:
- the ATP5F1C gene encoding ATP synthase subunit gamma, mitochondrial isoform X3; amino-acid sequence: MFARGAVVALYQPQWGQVRNMATLKDITRRLKSIKNIQKITKSMKMVSAAKYARAERELKPARVYGTGALALYEKAEIKAPEDKKKHLLIGVSSDRGLCGAIHTSIAKTLKNEITNLSNAGKEVMVVGVGDKIRGLLQRTHGNYFLLTFREVGRRPPSFGDASVIASELLNSGYEFDEGSVIYNRFKSVISYKTDEKPIFSLETVAGSESLSIYDDIDADVLRNYQEFTLANILYYSLKESTTSEQSARMTAMDNASKNASEMIDKLTLTFNRTRQAVITKELIEIISGAAAL
- the ATP5F1C gene encoding ATP synthase subunit gamma, mitochondrial isoform X1 → MFARGAVVALYQPQWGQVRNMATLKDITRRLKSIKNIQKITKSMKMVSAAKYARAERELKPARVYGTGALALYEKAEIKAPEDKKKHLLIGVSSDRGLCGAIHTSIAKTLKNEITNLSNAGKEVMVVGVGDKIRGLLQRTHGNYFLLTFREVGRRPPSFGDASVIASELLNSGYEFDEGSVIYNRFKSVISYKTDEKPIFSLETVAGSESLSIYDDIDADVLRNYQEFTLANILYYSLKESTTSEQSARMTAMDNASKNASEMIDKLTLTFNRTRQAVITKELIEIISGAAALD
- the ATP5F1C gene encoding ATP synthase subunit gamma, mitochondrial isoform X2, whose translation is MFARGAVVALYQPQWGQVRNMATLKDITRRLKSIKNIQKITKSMKMVSAAKYARAERELKPARVYGTGALALYEKAEIKAPEDKKKHLLIGVSSDRGLCGAIHTSIAKTLKNEITNLSNAGKEVMVVGVGDKIRGLLQRTHGNYFLLTFREVGRRPPSFGDASVIASELLNSGYEFDEGSVIYNRFKSVISYKTDEKPIFSLETVAGSESLSIYDDIDADVLRNYQEFTLANILYYSLKESTTSEQSARMTAMDNASKNASEMIDKLTLTFNRTRQAVITKELIEIISGAAAL